Proteins found in one Fusobacterium sp. genomic segment:
- a CDS encoding RNA polymerase sigma factor RpoD/SigA, translating to MIEKDLISLYLADIRKYKILDKDEELNLLIKAKAGDEEAKDQLILSNLRLVVNIAKGYVNKGLSFIDLISEGNLGLIYAIEKFDITKGFRFSTYAVWWIKQSISKAVIVKGREIRIPSYKYDLLNKVNRYVMSRLKDEGNYPSVEEIAAELNIEAEKVQDIIMDFQDPMSLSTQIGDDIYLEDTLAQQEDFSMEEEIFNEMGRKQVRDMVNQLEEREKEILKLRYGLDGYEIHTLEEIGNTLNITRERVRQIEKKTLQKLRSKYTKELKGDLF from the coding sequence ATGATAGAAAAGGATCTTATTTCACTTTATTTGGCAGATATAAGAAAATATAAAATATTAGATAAAGATGAGGAATTAAACCTTTTAATTAAAGCTAAAGCTGGAGATGAAGAGGCTAAAGATCAATTGATTTTATCTAATCTCAGATTAGTTGTTAATATTGCAAAAGGATATGTAAATAAAGGCTTGAGTTTCATAGATTTAATTAGTGAAGGAAATTTAGGGCTTATTTATGCAATAGAAAAATTTGATATTACAAAAGGCTTTAGATTTTCAACATACGCAGTATGGTGGATTAAGCAATCCATAAGTAAAGCTGTTATAGTAAAAGGAAGAGAAATAAGAATTCCATCATACAAATATGACCTGCTAAATAAAGTCAACCGTTATGTTATGTCACGATTAAAAGATGAAGGCAATTATCCATCAGTAGAAGAAATAGCTGCAGAATTAAATATAGAAGCTGAAAAAGTCCAAGATATAATAATGGATTTTCAAGATCCAATGTCTTTAAGTACACAAATAGGAGATGATATTTATCTTGAAGACACTTTAGCTCAACAAGAAGACTTTTCTATGGAAGAGGAAATTTTTAACGAAATGGGTAGAAAACAAGTAAGAGATATGGTCAATCAATTAGAAGAACGTGAAAAAGAAATACTCAAATTGAGATATGGCTTAGATGGGTATGAAATACACACTTTAGAAGAGATTGGTAATACTCTTAATATAACAAGAGAAAGAGTAAGACAGATAGAGAAAAAAACTTTACAAAAACTTAGATCAAAATATACTAAAGAATTAAAAGGTGACCTTTTTTAG
- the dnaN gene encoding DNA polymerase III subunit beta, which produces MIVKLKRQDFLKRLKIVEKAINENKIKPIISCAYIETRGESLFFCGTNLETTITTEMKCEEVVEEGKIVFQHQLVDEYLREIKDEIVTLSVRDNNLFIESSDSASEFSLMEADDFPKILVEADFFQRQEEFKMNSIELADIFEKVKFAASGSSDNLSINCVRLESEENNLKFITTDTYRLVFLEKELEKVNEKLGVSIPLNTVEALAKLLRSIEETEIKFYFYNKQVYFKLEDTLIISRVIDLAFPNYRGILGNDTYNKTLIINSDKFLKVLKRIIIFVRNNAESKYGATFELEGKELKVNGVNDIAKINEQLEVEYEGDRIKISLNAKFLSDFIQNLNKESNIMLNFISSNSSVKIKKENDNNYIYIVMPLALKD; this is translated from the coding sequence GTGATTGTAAAATTAAAAAGACAGGATTTTTTAAAAAGATTAAAAATAGTTGAAAAAGCCATAAATGAAAATAAGATAAAGCCAATAATTTCTTGTGCTTATATAGAAACAAGAGGAGAAAGTCTATTTTTTTGTGGAACTAATCTTGAAACTACTATTACTACAGAAATGAAATGTGAAGAAGTAGTAGAAGAAGGAAAAATAGTTTTTCAACATCAATTAGTAGATGAGTATTTAAGAGAAATAAAAGATGAAATTGTGACTTTAAGTGTAAGAGACAATAATCTTTTTATTGAGAGTTCTGATTCTGCTTCTGAATTTTCACTTATGGAAGCAGATGATTTTCCAAAAATACTTGTAGAAGCTGATTTTTTCCAAAGACAAGAAGAATTTAAAATGAATAGTATAGAGTTAGCTGATATATTTGAAAAAGTAAAATTTGCTGCTTCTGGTTCAAGCGACAATCTTTCTATAAATTGTGTTAGATTAGAAAGTGAAGAAAATAATCTGAAATTTATAACTACAGATACTTACAGGCTTGTATTTTTAGAAAAAGAGTTAGAAAAAGTGAATGAAAAACTTGGAGTAAGTATTCCTTTAAATACAGTAGAAGCTTTAGCAAAACTTTTAAGAAGTATAGAAGAAACAGAAATAAAATTTTACTTTTATAATAAGCAAGTATATTTTAAATTAGAAGATACTCTTATAATCAGTAGAGTTATTGATTTGGCATTTCCTAACTATAGAGGAATACTAGGGAATGATACATACAATAAAACTCTTATTATAAATAGTGACAAGTTTTTAAAAGTTCTTAAAAGAATAATAATATTTGTGAGAAATAATGCAGAGTCAAAGTATGGAGCAACTTTTGAACTTGAAGGAAAGGAATTAAAAGTAAATGGTGTCAATGATATTGCTAAGATAAATGAACAGTTAGAAGTAGAATATGAAGGAGATAGAATAAAAATATCTTTAAATGCTAAATTTCTTTCTGATTTTATACAAAATTTAAATAAAGAAAGTAATATTATGCTTAATTTTATTAGTTCAAATAGTTCAGTTAAAATAAAAAAAGAAAATGATAATAATTATATTTATATAGTAATGCCACTAGCATTAAAAGATTAA
- a CDS encoding DUF116 domain-containing protein: MNSNFFRKIVYDFYYLLFLLVDRKKKEIEVNNVAIKFLDYNNKKVISSLKGKEIKKLLILLPHCVQKYTCPYKVTSNIENCKNCGQCVIGELLNMKKEFPIEIKIATGGTLARKYIKELKPDLVVAVACKRDIMSGIHDAFPIKVYGIFNKIINEPCINTTVSGEKIRSFLKEIYKTQGGEM, encoded by the coding sequence ATGAATAGTAATTTTTTTAGAAAAATAGTGTATGATTTTTACTATCTGTTATTTTTACTTGTAGATAGGAAAAAGAAGGAAATAGAGGTAAATAATGTAGCTATAAAATTTTTAGATTATAACAATAAAAAAGTAATATCTTCTTTAAAAGGAAAGGAAATAAAAAAACTATTAATTTTACTCCCACATTGTGTTCAAAAATATACATGTCCATATAAAGTAACATCTAATATAGAAAACTGTAAGAATTGTGGTCAATGTGTAATAGGAGAACTTTTAAATATGAAAAAAGAATTTCCAATAGAAATAAAAATAGCTACAGGAGGAACTCTTGCCAGAAAATATATAAAGGAATTAAAGCCAGATTTAGTAGTTGCAGTAGCATGTAAGAGAGATATTATGTCAGGAATACATGATGCTTTTCCTATAAAAGTATATGGTATATTTAACAAAATTATAAATGAACCATGTATAAATACAACAGTTTCTGGAGAAAAAATAAGGAGTTTTTTAAAAGAAATATATAAAACTCAAGGAGGAGAAATGTGA